The Aminithiophilus ramosus genome contains a region encoding:
- a CDS encoding TetR/AcrR family transcriptional regulator: protein MARLSEKKKAVLESMMRESLFAAAKRLLEEEGWRGTTMERLAQEAGVSKGTVYNYFRDKREILCFVVERNTEELRRFIRSIDPEAGDPRRILGDVLEGLFEGLYRNRRVIAATIQAYHEDEELRREDFDPRRHPLWDVRVFIRRVLVRGVEEGFFRSVDPALTEAAINAVAVGLARQFSLDMLDVPGDDFAAAVRDLILEGLCPREALNP from the coding sequence ATGGCGCGCCTTTCCGAGAAAAAGAAGGCCGTGCTCGAGTCGATGATGCGGGAGTCGCTCTTTGCGGCGGCCAAGCGCCTTCTCGAGGAGGAAGGGTGGAGAGGGACGACGATGGAGCGCCTGGCCCAGGAGGCGGGCGTCTCCAAGGGGACGGTCTACAACTACTTCCGCGACAAGAGGGAGATTCTCTGCTTCGTCGTGGAGCGCAACACCGAGGAGCTGCGCCGTTTCATCCGCTCCATCGATCCCGAGGCGGGCGATCCCCGCCGGATTCTCGGCGACGTCCTGGAGGGGCTTTTCGAGGGGCTTTACCGGAACCGCCGCGTCATCGCCGCCACGATCCAGGCCTACCACGAAGACGAGGAGCTGCGCCGGGAGGATTTCGACCCCCGCCGCCACCCCCTGTGGGATGTGCGGGTCTTCATCCGTCGCGTCCTCGTCCGGGGCGTCGAGGAGGGGTTTTTTCGCTCCGTCGACCCCGCCCTGACCGAGGCGGCCATCAACGCCGTCGCCGTCGGCCTGGCCCGACAGTTTTCTCTTGACATGCTCGATGTCCCCGGCGACGATTTCGCCGCCGCCGTGAGAGATCTCATCCTGGAGGGGCTCTGCCCCAGGGAGGCCCTGAATCCATGA
- a CDS encoding transcription repressor NadR — MAREKMSREDRCRRILERLEAAEEPLNGALLAEELGVSRQAVVQDVEALRRSGRAVRSTPWGYRLEGGAVFSAVFAVRHGRGELLDELLSIVEAGGHVVDVQVEHPLYGSLTGSLDLRSREDVLRFVSRVEGGRAELLSALSDGVHLHRVEAPDGESLERVAAVLRGKGYLLG; from the coding sequence GTGGCGCGGGAGAAGATGAGCCGGGAAGATCGCTGCCGCCGCATCCTGGAGCGCCTGGAGGCGGCGGAAGAACCCTTGAACGGCGCTCTCCTGGCCGAGGAGCTGGGCGTGAGCCGCCAGGCCGTCGTCCAGGACGTGGAGGCCCTGCGCCGGTCGGGTCGGGCCGTCCGATCGACGCCCTGGGGCTACCGCCTGGAGGGGGGAGCCGTCTTCTCGGCCGTCTTCGCCGTGCGCCACGGCCGGGGGGAGCTCCTCGACGAGCTCCTGTCCATCGTCGAGGCCGGAGGTCATGTCGTCGACGTCCAGGTGGAGCATCCTCTCTACGGCTCTCTCACCGGCTCCCTCGACCTCCGCTCCCGCGAAGATGTCCTCCGCTTCGTCTCCCGCGTCGAGGGGGGGAGGGCCGAACTCCTTTCGGCCCTTTCCGACGGCGTCCACCTCCATCGCGTCGAGGCGCCCGACGGGGAAAGCCTGGAGCGCGTCGCCGCGGTCCTCCGCGGCAAGGGCTATCTGCTGGGCTGA
- a CDS encoding efflux transporter outer membrane subunit, protein MKKGIIAAMLVLLFGLFSGAWADSKPLSGDVELEKGEWTALARRYPMPYRGPSENPEAPSPEILAHWWDVLGDETLTELVLASLEGNRDIVSARSKFAEARATLGISKSALLPWLDGGTAITRSRTGEDATADQKQVGPRDSYSLAIDASWELDISGGQTQKIKAGAADLQAEYGALHGAWVSLASEVALNYVSLRTLQKRLVVAENNLALQRATVELLQSQYDSGLSDELALSQARYTMEGTRSAIPPLKTSIEEAMNRLAVLVGQVPGSLEERLGEFRPLPKPDLSLLVGIPANALRQRPDIYEAERRLVAQVARKKAAQTDFWPKLNLLGSIGLESLSSARGLSASDGFGFSFGPQLSWPIFHGSAIRDNIRVQTAKEEQALAAYEQTVLAAVADVRDALTAETQERHRNLYLRRAVDAAQTARQVAEDRYGHGLTDFNNVISAQSALLDLEEQHAVSEGEMLANVIRLFKALGGGWAPLAEGEASPPAVAEKALRGVELSDESQAYLEAIRKDLKGKTQP, encoded by the coding sequence CCTGCTTTTCGGCCTCTTTTCGGGGGCCTGGGCCGACTCGAAACCCCTTTCGGGTGACGTGGAGCTGGAAAAGGGGGAGTGGACGGCCCTGGCCCGGCGCTATCCCATGCCCTACCGAGGCCCTTCCGAAAACCCGGAGGCGCCTTCGCCCGAAATTCTCGCCCACTGGTGGGACGTCCTGGGAGACGAGACGCTGACGGAGCTGGTTCTGGCCTCTCTCGAGGGCAACCGCGACATCGTCTCGGCCCGGTCCAAATTCGCCGAGGCCAGGGCGACTCTGGGTATCAGCAAGTCGGCCCTCCTCCCCTGGCTCGACGGAGGCACGGCCATCACCCGATCCCGGACGGGAGAGGACGCCACGGCGGACCAGAAACAGGTGGGGCCCCGCGATTCCTATAGCCTGGCGATCGATGCCTCCTGGGAGCTGGACATCTCCGGCGGCCAGACGCAGAAGATCAAGGCCGGTGCGGCCGACCTGCAGGCCGAGTACGGGGCCCTCCACGGGGCCTGGGTGAGTCTCGCCTCGGAGGTGGCCCTCAACTACGTCTCCCTCCGGACGCTGCAGAAGAGGCTCGTCGTGGCCGAGAACAACCTGGCCCTCCAGAGGGCCACGGTGGAACTCCTCCAGTCCCAGTACGATTCGGGCCTCTCCGATGAGCTGGCCCTCAGTCAGGCCCGCTACACCATGGAGGGGACGCGGTCGGCCATTCCGCCCCTGAAGACGTCCATCGAGGAGGCCATGAACCGCCTGGCCGTCCTCGTCGGCCAGGTGCCGGGCAGCCTGGAGGAGCGTCTCGGCGAGTTCCGGCCTCTGCCCAAGCCGGACCTGTCTCTCCTTGTGGGCATTCCGGCCAACGCTCTTCGCCAGCGCCCCGATATCTACGAGGCCGAGCGTCGTCTCGTCGCCCAGGTGGCCCGCAAGAAGGCGGCCCAGACCGATTTCTGGCCCAAGCTCAACCTCCTGGGCTCCATCGGCCTCGAATCCCTCTCCTCGGCCCGGGGACTCTCGGCCTCGGACGGCTTCGGCTTCTCCTTCGGCCCCCAGCTCTCGTGGCCCATCTTCCACGGCAGCGCCATCAGGGACAACATCCGCGTCCAGACGGCCAAGGAGGAACAGGCCCTGGCCGCCTACGAACAGACGGTTCTCGCGGCCGTCGCCGACGTCCGCGACGCCCTGACGGCCGAGACTCAGGAGCGCCATCGCAACCTCTACCTGCGCCGCGCCGTCGACGCGGCGCAGACGGCCAGACAGGTCGCCGAGGATCGGTACGGCCACGGGCTGACCGATTTCAACAACGTCATCAGCGCCCAGAGCGCCCTCCTCGACCTCGAGGAGCAGCACGCCGTCAGCGAGGGCGAGATGCTCGCCAACGTCATCCGCCTCTTCAAGGCCTTGGGCGGGGGCTGGGCTCCTCTGGCCGAGGGCGAAGCGTCGCCTCCCGCCGTCGCGGAGAAGGCCCTCCGGGGCGTCGAGCTTTCCGACGAGAGCCAGGCCTACCTCGAGGCGATACGGAAGGACCTGAAGGGGAAGACTCAGCCCTAG